The proteins below are encoded in one region of Sminthopsis crassicaudata isolate SCR6 chromosome 1, ASM4859323v1, whole genome shotgun sequence:
- the CIAO3 gene encoding cytosolic iron-sulfur assembly component 3 isoform X3, with the protein MGLISKLIKLRAHIDRGLCAKHYSEEPLRDWSHPCVMDGGSRKLEKAKISLNDCLACSGCITSAESVLITQQSHEELYKILNFNKIAEPSQQKLVIISVSPQSRASLAARFQLTPLDTAKKLTAFFKNRGVHYVFDTTFSRNFSLLESQQEFVQRFRRRTESKQALPMLASACPGWICYAEKTHGSFIIPYISTAKSPQQVMGSLIKDHFAKKQHLTPDKIYHVTVMPCYDKKLEASRPDFFNQEYQTRDVDCVITTGEILRLLEQEGVSLSDVDPAPLDAEFSFVSGEELFGHCGGGSGGYLEHIFRYAAQELFGIHVDGITYKPLKNKDFQEVVLEKDGTVLLHFALAYGFRNIQNLVQKLKRGKSPYHYVEVMACPSGCLNGGGQIKAEAISSKDLLQQVEKLYEMVSTVMPETSPEIKELYEQWLKGKDSEKAGTTLHTQYHAVEKMNTGFNIKW; encoded by the exons GATGGAGGCTCTCGGAAGCTTGAAAAAGCTAAAATCTCTTTGAATGACTGCTTAGCCTGCAGTGGCTGCATTACTTCAGCGGAAAGTGTCTTAATCACCCAGCAAAGCCATGAAGAGCTGTacaagattttaaattttaacaaa ATTGCAGAGCCAAGTCAGCAAAAGCTAGTTATCATTTCTGTTTCACCACAGTCGAGAGCATCATTAGCAGCAAGATTTCAACTGACTCCTCTAGATACTGCCAAGAAATTAACtgcattctttaaaaatagag GAGTACACTATGTGTTTGACACAACCTTCTCAAGAAATTTCAGCCTCTTGGAAAGCCAACAAGAGTTTGTACAGAGATTTCGAAGACGAACAGAATCCAAACAAGCCTTGCCCATGTTGGCCTCTGCCTGCCCAG GTTGGATCTGTTATGCCGAGAAAACCCATGGAAGTTTTATTATCCCTTACATTAGTACCGCTAAATCTCCCCAACAGGTCATGGGCAGCCTTATCAAGGATCACTTTGCAAAAAAGCAG CATTTAACTCCTGACAAGATCTATCATGTAACAGTGATGCCCTGCTATGACAAAAAGTTAGAAGCATCAAGACCAGACTTTTTCAACCAAGAGTACCAAACTAGAGATGTAGACTGTGTAATTACCACAG GGGAAATATTAAGGCTGTTGGAACAAGAGGGCGTCTCTTTGTCAGATGTGGATCCAGCCCCTTTGGATGCTGA GTTTAGCTTTGTTTCTGGAGAGGAGCTCTTCGGCCATTGTGGCGGTGGTTCTGGTGGTTATTTAGAGCATATATTCCGATATGCTGCCCAAGAACTCTTTGGAATCCATGTGGATGGAATCACCTACAAACCTTTGAA AAACAAAGATTTCCAAGAAGTGGTGCTAGAAAAAGATGGTACAGttctacttcactttgcattggCATATGGATTTAGAAACATTCAGAACTTAGTACAGAAACTCAAGAGAGGAAAGTCTCCATATCACTATGTGGAAGTCATGGCCTGTCCATCAG gctGTTTAAATGGTGGTGGTCAGATCAAAGCAGAAGCTATCTCCAGTAAGGACCTTCTCCAGCAAGTTGAAAAGCTCTATGAGATGGTTAGCACTGTAATGCCTGAGACAAGTCCAGAAATCAAGGAATTGTATGAACAGTGGCTTAAAGGGAAGGACTCCGAAAAAGCTGGGACAACATTGCATACACAATATCATGCAGTAGAGAAGATGAACACTGGTTTTAATATTAAATGGTAG
- the CIAO3 gene encoding cytosolic iron-sulfur assembly component 3 isoform X2, giving the protein MLENCSLCENKDCIKPMKVEKKLGKGTAKIQIEDDGTYFQVNQDGGSRKLEKAKISLNDCLACSGCITSAESVLITQQSHEELYKILNFNKIAEPSQQKLVIISVSPQSRASLAARFQLTPLDTAKKLTAFFKNRGVHYVFDTTFSRNFSLLESQQEFVQRFRRRTESKQALPMLASACPGWICYAEKTHGSFIIPYISTAKSPQQVMGSLIKDHFAKKQHLTPDKIYHVTVMPCYDKKLEASRPDFFNQEYQTRDVDCVITTGEILRLLEQEGVSLSDVDPAPLDAEFSFVSGEELFGHCGGGSGGYLEHIFRYAAQELFGIHVDGITYKPLKNKDFQEVVLEKDGTVLLHFALAYGFRNIQNLVQKLKRGKSPYHYVEVMACPSGCLNGGGQIKAEAISSKDLLQQVEKLYEMVSTVMPETSPEIKELYEQWLKGKDSEKAGTTLHTQYHAVEKMNTGFNIKW; this is encoded by the exons GATGGAGGCTCTCGGAAGCTTGAAAAAGCTAAAATCTCTTTGAATGACTGCTTAGCCTGCAGTGGCTGCATTACTTCAGCGGAAAGTGTCTTAATCACCCAGCAAAGCCATGAAGAGCTGTacaagattttaaattttaacaaa ATTGCAGAGCCAAGTCAGCAAAAGCTAGTTATCATTTCTGTTTCACCACAGTCGAGAGCATCATTAGCAGCAAGATTTCAACTGACTCCTCTAGATACTGCCAAGAAATTAACtgcattctttaaaaatagag GAGTACACTATGTGTTTGACACAACCTTCTCAAGAAATTTCAGCCTCTTGGAAAGCCAACAAGAGTTTGTACAGAGATTTCGAAGACGAACAGAATCCAAACAAGCCTTGCCCATGTTGGCCTCTGCCTGCCCAG GTTGGATCTGTTATGCCGAGAAAACCCATGGAAGTTTTATTATCCCTTACATTAGTACCGCTAAATCTCCCCAACAGGTCATGGGCAGCCTTATCAAGGATCACTTTGCAAAAAAGCAG CATTTAACTCCTGACAAGATCTATCATGTAACAGTGATGCCCTGCTATGACAAAAAGTTAGAAGCATCAAGACCAGACTTTTTCAACCAAGAGTACCAAACTAGAGATGTAGACTGTGTAATTACCACAG GGGAAATATTAAGGCTGTTGGAACAAGAGGGCGTCTCTTTGTCAGATGTGGATCCAGCCCCTTTGGATGCTGA GTTTAGCTTTGTTTCTGGAGAGGAGCTCTTCGGCCATTGTGGCGGTGGTTCTGGTGGTTATTTAGAGCATATATTCCGATATGCTGCCCAAGAACTCTTTGGAATCCATGTGGATGGAATCACCTACAAACCTTTGAA AAACAAAGATTTCCAAGAAGTGGTGCTAGAAAAAGATGGTACAGttctacttcactttgcattggCATATGGATTTAGAAACATTCAGAACTTAGTACAGAAACTCAAGAGAGGAAAGTCTCCATATCACTATGTGGAAGTCATGGCCTGTCCATCAG gctGTTTAAATGGTGGTGGTCAGATCAAAGCAGAAGCTATCTCCAGTAAGGACCTTCTCCAGCAAGTTGAAAAGCTCTATGAGATGGTTAGCACTGTAATGCCTGAGACAAGTCCAGAAATCAAGGAATTGTATGAACAGTGGCTTAAAGGGAAGGACTCCGAAAAAGCTGGGACAACATTGCATACACAATATCATGCAGTAGAGAAGATGAACACTGGTTTTAATATTAAATGGTAG